The Pseudofrankia sp. DC12 region CGGCCACCGGCCCAGAGCGGCTCGCCGTCCTGAGGTCCTGACCCCGCCGGCGCCCAGCCGGTCAGCCGGTCAGCCGGTCAGCCGCCGAAGTACAGCAGCCACTGCTCGCGGGTGCGCGGGCGGTAGACCATGTTCGTCTGCGTCACGTCCGACATGGCGGCGCTGTCGCGCGGCGGCGAGTAGAAATGGCCGGGATAGACGACCGGGTCGTCCGGGAGCGCGGCCAGCCGCTGCAGGCTGTCGTACATCTGGGCCGGGCTGCCGCCGGGGAAGTCGGTCCGGCCGCACCCGTCGAGGAAGAGCGTGTCGCCGGCGACGAGCCGGTTGTCGACGAGGAAGCACTGGCTGCCCGGGGTGTGGCCCGGAGTGTGCAGCAGCCGGACCGGGATCGCGCCGACGTCGACGGTGTCGTCGTGGTCGTGCTCGACGAGGTCGGAGGCGGACACCTCGGTGACCCGGCGGACGAACTCGGCCTCGTTCTTGTTGACGTGCACCGGCGCCTGCACCCTTGCCAGCACCTCCCGGATCCCGGCCAGCGAGAAGCCCATCATCGTCCCGCCGACGTGGTCGGGGTGATGGTGCGTGGCCAGCATCCCGACGAGCCGCATCCCGTCGGCCCCGAGGATCCCGAGCAGCTCCTCGGCGGCGTACGCGGGGTCGACGATGACGGCCTCGCCGGTCTCCCGGTCGCCGATCAGGTAGCAGAAGTTGACCATCTGCCTCGCGATGGGGTCACCGACGGCGAAGTCCCGGCCCGACAGCAGCTGGCGGAAATACAACCTCTCAGATCGGCTTCGCCGATCTGAGAGGAACCCTGGACGGTCTTCCATGCCGCCAGGCTAGCCAACCTGCGTCGCCGCGGCGCCCCGCGGGTAAGCGATCCGATCCCGACAAGACCGTGCCGATCTGCTACAAGGAGGTGAAAGAGCAGCGGGGCGCACGCTACGGTCACCCAGACCGGGGGGAACCGGCGCAGCCCCGCCCGCCGGCGTCCGCCCGCCACAGCCGGCGGGCCCGCCGAAGACCACCAACCGCGGGCGGTCACCGGCACTCGTCGCCACCGCCGGGCCGAGCTGGCTCATCGGCGTCTACGAGTTCTCACAGACGCTGGCGAGGATCCCGGTGGCGATCTTCGTACTGTCCTGGCTCGTCACCGGCCTGATCAGGCTGGGAAGGCACGTCGCCCGCATCACCCGTACCGACAGCTGACGATGGACTGCGACTGCAGCTGCTGAGGGCCCGATGGGGCCGGGCCCGGCCGCCGGACAACCCCGCCGCGAGAATTCCAGACGGGCCTGAAGGTCGCGTGGCCCGGTTCCCGGTGGCACAACTCGCGGGCTACAGCCGCTGGCGCCGACGGGCTGTGCGCCGTGAGCCACGATCGGGTCTGCTGAAATGGGGCGGTGCCTCCCCCTGACCCTCCGCTTGTCCCGAACGACGGCTCCGCGCCGGGCACCTCCCCCAGTGTCCCCGCGGTGCCACCCGGATCACCGGAGACCGAAGACACCGCGCTCGACGACGGAAGACCCGCCTCCGTCACCGTCGCGGCGGTAGACGACCACCCGATCGTCCTGGAGGGCCTCGCGACAGCGCTGCGCCAGCTGCCCGGGATCGACGTGATCGCGACCGCGTCGTCGGTCCGGGACCTGCTGGCCGGACCGGGCCGTCAGGCGGACGTGGTGCTGCTGGATCTCGGCCTCGGCGACGGAAGCAGCCCGCCCGAGACGATTCGTCACCTCATCGACCTGGGAATGTCCGTGGCCGTCTACAGCGCGACCGCTGACCCGGCGACGGTCCGTGCCGCGATCAGGGCCGGAGCGGCGGCGTTCGTGGCGAAGACCGACCAGCTGGCCGACGTCGCCGAGGCGGTCCGCAGAACCGCCGACGGAACCGGCTGGATCTCGCCGCCGCTGGCCTTCCTGCTGCTCACCGACGACGCCCCGGACCGTCCGGCCCTGTCGCCGCAGGAGACCCAGGCGCTCCAGTTCTATGCGGCCGGGCTGTCGATGAAGGCGGTCGCCAGCCGGATGGGCATCGCCCCGGAGACAGCGAAACAGTACATCGACCGCGTCCGCAAGAAGTACCGCGACGCGGGCCGGGTCGCCGCCAGCAAGATCGATCTTCTGCGCCGGGCCATGGAGGACGGGCTCATCGACCCGTCGGCCACCGACCCACCGGTCTGAGGGCCGCTCTCCGGGCGGGCCAACCAGCGGGCACGGCCTCCGGCGGACGGCCAACGCCCACGCGACGGCAACAAAACGCGCGCTGCCGCGTGTGCCTCTACGCGACAAGCGCTTCGCCGGCCGGAAAGCCCGCAGACGGTCCGTGCGGAAGTACCGGGGCGGATGCCGGCAGGCTCGCGGGCTGCCG contains the following coding sequences:
- a CDS encoding response regulator transcription factor, which encodes MPPGSPETEDTALDDGRPASVTVAAVDDHPIVLEGLATALRQLPGIDVIATASSVRDLLAGPGRQADVVLLDLGLGDGSSPPETIRHLIDLGMSVAVYSATADPATVRAAIRAGAAAFVAKTDQLADVAEAVRRTADGTGWISPPLAFLLLTDDAPDRPALSPQETQALQFYAAGLSMKAVASRMGIAPETAKQYIDRVRKKYRDAGRVAASKIDLLRRAMEDGLIDPSATDPPV
- a CDS encoding MBL fold metallo-hydrolase; translation: MEDRPGFLSDRRSRSERLYFRQLLSGRDFAVGDPIARQMVNFCYLIGDRETGEAVIVDPAYAAEELLGILGADGMRLVGMLATHHHPDHVGGTMMGFSLAGIREVLARVQAPVHVNKNEAEFVRRVTEVSASDLVEHDHDDTVDVGAIPVRLLHTPGHTPGSQCFLVDNRLVAGDTLFLDGCGRTDFPGGSPAQMYDSLQRLAALPDDPVVYPGHFYSPPRDSAAMSDVTQTNMVYRPRTREQWLLYFGG